Proteins from a single region of Paenibacillus sp. BIHB 4019:
- a CDS encoding YuiB family protein, which translates to MLQLIIATVLFLVMMFGIGFILNMLLKTTWFPIYMFIIVLVPFYVWSTWDKTLSASENFTSFTFIDLVPVFGALIGAYLSGWTIQALRKGGYKMF; encoded by the coding sequence ATGCTTCAACTGATTATTGCGACGGTGCTGTTTTTGGTCATGATGTTCGGCATCGGATTTATTCTGAATATGCTATTGAAAACAACATGGTTTCCCATTTATATGTTTATTATTGTTCTTGTGCCGTTCTATGTGTGGAGCACGTGGGATAAGACGCTCTCCGCTTCTGAAAACTTTACGAGTTTTACTTTCATTGATTTAGTGCCAGTATTTGGCGCATTAATAGGCGCGTATTTAAGCGGCTGGACGATTCAAGCGCTGCGCAAGGGCGGCTACAAGATGTTTTAA